A part of Pectinatus sottacetonis genomic DNA contains:
- a CDS encoding PTS sugar transporter subunit IIA yields the protein MENIEEVFNERLIDLNMKAANKEQALEELVENLYREKYVINKKDFIKDVYSRENEGQTGLGNHIAIPHGKSDAVKVTSIAFGRTKNDLEWESPDGKPVHVVILFAVRNVDKTTVHLKLLSQVAMALADDNTLDELLKTNDKREIIKLLSQEMK from the coding sequence ATGGAGAATATTGAAGAAGTTTTTAACGAGCGTCTGATTGATTTAAATATGAAAGCAGCCAATAAAGAACAGGCTTTAGAAGAACTCGTAGAAAACCTTTATCGTGAGAAATATGTAATAAATAAAAAAGATTTTATAAAAGATGTTTATTCAAGAGAAAATGAAGGACAGACAGGATTGGGAAATCACATTGCTATTCCCCATGGAAAATCAGATGCAGTAAAAGTTACATCAATAGCCTTTGGACGTACTAAAAATGATTTAGAATGGGAATCTCCTGATGGGAAACCGGTTCATGTAGTTATCCTTTTTGCAGTTCGTAACGTTGATAAAACGACAGTCCATTTAAAATTACTTTCCCAGGTGGCCATGGCTTTGGCAGATGATAATACATTAGATGAATTGTTAAAAACTAATGATAAAAGAGAAATCATAAAACTGCTTTCGCAGGAAATGAAATAA
- a CDS encoding PTS sugar transporter subunit IIB produces the protein MKILTVCGNGIGSSLMLAMKIEEICKEENIDAQVESSDFNSAQGKNPDLIVTIKELAQQFENKRVVAIRSYVNKKKIREDVLDIIKAIQIKQQR, from the coding sequence ATGAAGATATTAACCGTATGCGGCAATGGCATTGGAAGTAGTCTTATGCTGGCTATGAAAATAGAAGAAATTTGTAAAGAAGAAAATATTGATGCACAAGTAGAATCAAGCGACTTCAATTCAGCACAAGGCAAAAATCCCGATCTTATAGTAACAATAAAAGAATTGGCACAACAGTTTGAAAATAAGCGTGTTGTGGCAATTAGAAGTTATGTTAATAAAAAGAAGATAAGAGAAGATGTTCTTGATATTATAAAAGCAATACAAATTAAACAACAAAGATAG
- a CDS encoding BglG family transcription antiterminator, with translation MEGVSDRQKILLKYLLSDNKFKPVKFFAKMLSCSDKTIRNDINCWQEQGIIIERISGKGIRLAENQNDSVNAILDKKDNNNGLSTKARRMKILFALLEGKEKRLSIQRLSDEYFVSKTSIVNDLVMIENEISRYNLKLHKDVRGTCLTGAETDIRRALGETINQFVKNKENNLQETYSRIDYDTLKELKQHFGEEKVETVKLLIEKIENYLNYKITEPYYINFVTHILILIRRIQHDKTIYAEFDSYRPPYNEKFYRAAKLMKSYIEEKFDVVLNEAEIFYIYRYLTSSGGITSVTEISNNFDNDFRVQAVATDIIEISLQVYPLRFSFSQTLYKALLLHIRPMLNRVIYKIYIKNPILEEVNTEFPEAMILLKLIMLKIQIKYDLPVIREDEIAYLAVYFQNAVEEIINKKKVIIVCSSGIGTSHLLEKRIKKYFPEWQIVDVTSAKTFEKIIDSVQIDLVIATVKLSISTNIPIAYVSALFNEKDAQKLRSSFVKQFPDMDKNNNKNSMDICNNDIKKINKGVYLADCIINPEIYVTIYENIQLVKSEIYFSSGDDDKKNIDVLLSNRKNLSADIIKKIYCWILENK, from the coding sequence ATGGAAGGAGTAAGCGATAGACAAAAGATATTGTTGAAATATTTATTGTCTGATAATAAATTTAAGCCAGTTAAATTTTTTGCTAAAATGCTGTCATGTTCTGATAAGACAATTCGTAATGATATTAATTGCTGGCAGGAACAGGGTATCATTATAGAAAGAATTTCCGGTAAGGGAATAAGGTTAGCAGAAAATCAAAATGATTCAGTAAATGCCATATTAGACAAGAAAGATAACAATAATGGGTTATCAACAAAAGCACGGCGAATGAAAATTTTATTTGCACTACTGGAAGGCAAAGAAAAAAGATTATCAATACAAAGATTATCGGATGAATATTTTGTTAGTAAGACTTCTATAGTAAATGATTTAGTAATGATAGAAAATGAAATATCCCGATATAATTTAAAATTGCATAAAGATGTTAGAGGTACATGCTTAACTGGAGCAGAAACAGATATACGTCGTGCCTTGGGGGAAACAATCAATCAATTCGTAAAAAACAAAGAAAATAATTTGCAGGAAACATATTCGAGAATCGATTATGATACATTGAAAGAATTAAAACAACATTTTGGGGAAGAAAAAGTAGAAACTGTTAAATTATTAATTGAAAAAATAGAAAATTACCTCAATTATAAAATAACAGAACCTTATTATATAAATTTTGTTACGCATATTTTGATATTGATTAGGCGTATACAGCATGACAAAACAATATATGCTGAGTTTGATTCTTATCGGCCGCCGTACAATGAAAAATTTTATAGAGCGGCAAAATTGATGAAATCCTATATAGAAGAAAAATTTGATGTTGTGTTAAATGAAGCAGAAATTTTTTATATTTATCGTTATTTGACTTCATCAGGTGGAATTACAAGTGTTACAGAAATTAGCAATAATTTTGATAATGATTTTCGAGTGCAGGCAGTCGCTACAGATATTATTGAAATAAGTTTGCAGGTATATCCACTTAGGTTTTCATTTAGCCAAACGTTGTATAAAGCATTATTGTTGCATATTCGCCCTATGCTTAACCGTGTGATATATAAAATTTATATAAAAAACCCAATATTGGAAGAAGTAAACACAGAGTTTCCAGAAGCAATGATCCTGTTAAAGCTGATTATGCTGAAAATACAGATAAAATATGATCTTCCTGTTATAAGAGAAGATGAAATAGCATATCTGGCTGTTTATTTTCAAAATGCTGTTGAAGAAATTATAAATAAGAAAAAAGTAATTATTGTTTGTTCCAGCGGCATAGGGACATCACATTTGCTGGAGAAGCGTATTAAAAAATATTTTCCAGAATGGCAGATAGTAGATGTTACTTCTGCAAAAACTTTTGAAAAAATTATTGATAGTGTACAGATAGATTTAGTCATTGCCACAGTAAAACTGTCAATATCTACAAATATACCTATTGCTTATGTGAGTGCATTATTTAATGAAAAAGATGCGCAAAAATTACGCAGTTCTTTTGTGAAACAATTTCCTGATATGGATAAAAATAATAATAAAAATTCTATGGATATTTGCAATAATGATATAAAAAAAATTAATAAGGGTGTATATCTTGCTGATTGCATAATAAATCCTGAGATATATGTGACTATTTATGAAAATATCCAGCTGGTTAAATCGGAAATATATTTTAGCAGTGGAGATGATGATAAAAAAAATATTGATGTTTTATTGTCAAACAGGAAGAATCTTTCAGCAGATATTATAAAGAAAATATATTGCTGGATATTAGAGAATAAATGA
- a CDS encoding BglG family transcription antiterminator produces MLNKRCMQIFHRILHSCQPIKIATLKDAFGVSDRTIRYDLDNIDEYLRDNKYPALIRKQSEGISFAVEKDIRRKLRETVKEIDTYTYVFSQEERLVYIFCKLLGEKNYITIQYLSEYLNVSKTTLQNDIHELKCRINTQTEYVETIKSKGIRLAGKEQKLRKIASKTLFAYLGMNNQEFLKLFNDVSILQIQNFVREAEKQLQNTLSDDAFNNLVIHLAIAIKRIRMGKDIVMETAELRNLLNTPEFAIAAGIAKHLEESFNVKIPRSEIGYITIHLLGSNLFWEKDENDFYQQMIVLTLIGKVANDYGTAFEKDEALYENLLQHIHSSIYRTRRNIKINNPILQQIKQTYPRLFNCVQNAVVFLEKDWHIVFSEEECGYICIHFMTAKERMQNKKERKAKVLLVCATGIGTSKYVLMKLQSIFDFTTVATVSLHNAYEVIANNDVDLVITTVPLKSINIKCILVQPFLTEKNISELSIFFSQYVREEQKSLYIPKLDEVLAVARKYCPTVDEKLLQKDMAHLFMGKEKSYPSFIELLDKNCAILGYQGTNWRETVELGSKLLFSAGCIAKNYIKAVLNNVEKMGSYMMLYPGVIMPHAKPEDGVIKTSFSLITLKSPLVFTGNKSIKVIITLAGADAVYHSQALKELMRFFENENNIKKLLKVKSYDEISQCFEIKQ; encoded by the coding sequence ATGCTGAACAAACGGTGTATGCAAATTTTTCATAGAATTTTACACAGTTGCCAGCCTATAAAAATTGCAACCTTAAAAGATGCTTTTGGTGTTAGTGACAGGACTATACGGTATGATTTAGATAATATTGATGAATACTTGAGAGATAATAAATATCCAGCTTTGATAAGAAAGCAGAGTGAAGGAATATCTTTTGCGGTAGAAAAAGATATTCGGAGAAAATTACGTGAAACAGTCAAAGAGATAGATACATATACTTATGTGTTTTCACAGGAAGAACGGCTAGTATATATTTTTTGCAAACTTTTAGGCGAAAAAAATTATATTACAATACAGTATCTATCAGAGTATTTGAATGTCAGTAAAACTACATTGCAGAACGATATCCATGAACTTAAATGTCGGATCAATACACAGACAGAGTATGTTGAAACAATAAAAAGCAAGGGAATACGTCTTGCAGGCAAAGAGCAAAAACTGCGGAAAATTGCCTCAAAAACACTTTTTGCTTATTTGGGAATGAATAATCAGGAATTTCTAAAATTATTTAATGACGTTTCTATTCTTCAGATACAAAATTTTGTCAGGGAAGCAGAAAAACAGCTCCAGAATACACTTTCCGATGATGCTTTTAATAATTTAGTAATTCATTTGGCGATTGCGATAAAGAGAATACGCATGGGAAAAGATATAGTGATGGAAACTGCTGAGCTGAGAAATTTGTTGAATACACCTGAATTTGCTATTGCAGCAGGGATTGCAAAGCACTTGGAGGAATCATTTAATGTAAAAATTCCCCGGAGTGAAATAGGTTATATTACAATACATTTGCTGGGAAGCAATCTTTTTTGGGAAAAAGATGAAAATGATTTTTATCAACAAATGATTGTATTGACTCTGATAGGAAAAGTGGCAAATGACTATGGCACCGCTTTTGAAAAAGATGAAGCTTTATATGAAAACCTGCTTCAGCATATTCATTCATCAATCTACAGGACCCGCCGTAACATTAAAATTAATAATCCTATATTGCAGCAGATTAAGCAAACTTATCCACGGCTGTTTAATTGTGTGCAAAATGCTGTGGTTTTTTTAGAAAAAGACTGGCATATAGTATTCAGTGAAGAAGAATGCGGCTATATTTGTATTCATTTTATGACAGCCAAAGAACGTATGCAGAATAAAAAGGAAAGAAAAGCAAAAGTCCTTTTGGTCTGTGCTACAGGAATAGGAACATCAAAATATGTGCTTATGAAGCTGCAAAGTATTTTTGACTTTACTACTGTGGCAACAGTATCCCTGCATAATGCATATGAGGTGATTGCAAATAATGATGTAGATTTGGTAATTACTACAGTACCGCTGAAGTCAATTAATATAAAATGTATCCTCGTACAACCATTTTTGACCGAAAAAAATATTAGTGAACTTAGTATTTTCTTTTCCCAATATGTCAGGGAAGAACAAAAATCGCTATATATTCCTAAACTGGATGAAGTATTGGCAGTAGCTAGAAAATATTGTCCAACAGTTGATGAAAAACTCCTGCAAAAAGATATGGCGCATCTTTTTATGGGAAAAGAAAAAAGCTATCCTTCTTTTATAGAGCTTTTAGATAAAAACTGTGCAATACTGGGCTATCAAGGGACAAACTGGCGGGAAACAGTTGAACTTGGAAGTAAATTGCTGTTTAGCGCGGGCTGTATTGCCAAGAACTATATTAAAGCTGTACTTAATAATGTAGAAAAAATGGGCAGCTATATGATGCTGTATCCAGGGGTCATTATGCCCCATGCGAAACCGGAAGATGGTGTGATAAAGACATCGTTTAGTCTTATAACTTTAAAAAGTCCACTGGTTTTTACCGGTAATAAATCAATTAAAGTTATTATCACACTTGCAGGGGCAGATGCTGTTTATCATTCTCAGGCATTAAAAGAACTTATGCGTTTTTTTGAAAACGAAAACAACATTAAAAAGCTGTTAAAAGTAAAATCATATGACGAAATTTCCCAGTGCTTTGAAATAAAACAATAG
- a CDS encoding class II fructose-bisphosphate aldolase has translation MYVSMKNMLEKANKQNYAVMAINCFNLETVRSVILAAEEEYAPIIINIFQDHLLHHCDSEIITPIVKTLAYRTKINVALNFDHGQEIIDLKKAIDDGFSSVMVDASRHSFKNNIEMTKEIVKYAHPKGVSVEGEIGCIGATEERYTNKSMYTDVDQVKKFLEETNVDALAISIGSSHGIYPDGVIPGFDFERLKKIKNLTKMPLVLHGGSGSGEKNIVTCVKYGINKINVGCDFMNANANAIKKSIIRNPTINFFDMVNVAEKDSITVVKDYIKLSGSSGKN, from the coding sequence ATGTATGTTTCAATGAAAAACATGCTTGAAAAAGCCAATAAGCAAAATTATGCAGTAATGGCGATTAATTGTTTTAATTTAGAAACAGTGCGAAGTGTAATTTTAGCAGCGGAAGAAGAATATGCACCAATAATTATAAATATATTTCAAGATCATCTTTTACATCATTGTGATAGTGAAATAATAACACCAATAGTAAAAACACTTGCCTATAGAACAAAAATAAATGTAGCATTAAATTTTGATCATGGGCAGGAAATTATTGATTTGAAAAAAGCAATTGATGACGGTTTTTCATCTGTTATGGTAGATGCATCCCGCCATAGTTTTAAAAATAATATTGAAATGACTAAAGAAATTGTCAAATATGCACATCCTAAAGGAGTGAGCGTAGAAGGTGAAATCGGTTGTATCGGAGCGACAGAAGAAAGATACACTAATAAATCTATGTATACTGATGTTGATCAGGTAAAAAAATTTTTGGAAGAAACAAATGTTGATGCGTTGGCTATATCTATAGGATCTTCGCATGGAATATATCCTGATGGAGTAATTCCTGGTTTTGACTTTGAAAGACTAAAGAAAATAAAAAACTTAACAAAAATGCCATTAGTACTCCATGGAGGGTCTGGTTCTGGAGAAAAAAATATTGTAACGTGTGTAAAGTATGGTATTAATAAAATTAATGTTGGTTGTGATTTTATGAATGCAAACGCAAATGCAATAAAAAAATCAATAATTAGAAATCCAACAATAAATTTTTTTGATATGGTAAATGTAGCAGAAAAAGATAGTATAACAGTAGTAAAAGATTATATAAAACTTTCTGGATCATCAGGTAAAAATTAA
- a CDS encoding PTS ascorbate transporter subunit IIC, which produces MIEILEFLRDVLQQPALLLGIVSCVGLIALRKPFYKIMTGTLKPILGYLMLGAGANFIVSNLDPLGKMIQKGFHITGVVPNNEAIVSVAQKLLGVETMSILVVGLIVNLLIARFTKYKYVFLTGHHSFFMACLLSAVLGTAGMKGTELILCGGFLLGAWSSISPAIGQKYTNKVTDHDGIAMGHFGSLAYYISAWVGSKVGSPEDSTEKIEIPEKWGFLRDTTVSTGLTMMVFYLISAIAAGPAYVSTISDGMSPILFAIISGLKFAVGVTIVYSGVRMILGDLIPAFEGIATKVIPSAVPAVDCAVFFTYAPTAVVLGFVASFVGGVLGMLILGGIGGVLIIPGLVPHFFCGATAGIFGNATGGKRGAVLGAFTNGLLITFAPALLLPVLGALGFQNTTFGDFDFGVLGIVIGELSVHFGQAGVFAIIGIFVLALLLPNFIRTKNRVINNPDEE; this is translated from the coding sequence ATGATAGAAATTCTGGAATTTTTGCGCGATGTATTACAGCAGCCGGCATTATTATTAGGAATTGTGTCCTGTGTTGGATTAATTGCATTGCGAAAACCATTTTATAAGATAATGACAGGAACGTTAAAACCTATTTTAGGATATTTAATGCTTGGCGCTGGAGCTAATTTTATTGTAAGTAATTTAGATCCTTTAGGGAAAATGATCCAAAAGGGATTTCATATTACCGGTGTCGTGCCCAATAACGAAGCAATAGTATCTGTGGCACAAAAACTTTTGGGCGTTGAAACAATGTCGATTCTTGTTGTAGGACTTATAGTAAATCTGCTGATTGCCAGATTTACTAAATACAAATATGTATTTTTGACGGGGCATCACAGTTTCTTTATGGCATGTTTACTGTCTGCTGTTTTGGGAACAGCGGGAATGAAAGGGACAGAGCTTATTCTTTGCGGTGGTTTTTTGTTGGGAGCATGGAGTTCTATTTCTCCAGCTATTGGGCAGAAATATACAAATAAAGTAACTGATCATGATGGCATCGCCATGGGACATTTTGGTAGTTTGGCATATTATATTTCAGCATGGGTCGGTTCTAAAGTCGGATCACCGGAAGATAGTACAGAAAAAATAGAAATACCAGAAAAATGGGGATTTTTACGTGATACAACAGTTTCCACAGGATTGACAATGATGGTTTTCTACTTGATTTCAGCAATTGCAGCAGGACCAGCTTATGTATCAACTATATCAGATGGCATGTCGCCCATATTATTTGCAATAATATCAGGACTTAAATTTGCTGTCGGTGTAACAATTGTTTATTCAGGTGTTCGGATGATTTTAGGAGACCTTATTCCGGCATTTGAAGGCATAGCAACTAAAGTTATTCCTTCAGCAGTTCCGGCAGTTGACTGCGCAGTGTTTTTTACGTATGCACCTACTGCTGTTGTCCTTGGCTTTGTTGCTTCATTTGTAGGCGGTGTGCTGGGCATGTTGATACTTGGCGGGATAGGAGGAGTATTAATTATTCCCGGACTGGTGCCGCATTTCTTCTGTGGTGCTACTGCGGGTATTTTTGGCAATGCAACTGGTGGTAAAAGAGGGGCTGTTCTGGGTGCATTTACTAATGGTCTTTTGATAACATTTGCTCCGGCACTTTTACTTCCTGTATTGGGAGCGTTAGGATTTCAAAATACTACATTTGGAGATTTTGACTTTGGTGTTTTAGGTATAGTAATTGGAGAACTTTCTGTACATTTTGGTCAAGCAGGTGTTTTTGCAATTATTGGTATTTTTGTACTGGCACTTTTACTGCCGAATTTCATAAGGACAAAGAATAGAGTAATTAACAATCCAGACGAAGAGTGA
- a CDS encoding ketose-bisphosphate aldolase, with translation MLITMKEMLETAQKNKFAVPAFNAGTGQLLTAMMESAEEKQAPVIMAIHPDELKFLRDSFISSVIYEANHTKVPMVIHLDHGGTYEQCIHAIQLGFTSVMIDGSQLSFQENAALTKKVVDIAHSIGVSVEGELGTIGQTGNSIEGGTTKIIYTDPADVKTFVEKTGVDALAIAIGTAHGIYPKGFVPKLKLDLLSEIRKITDVPLVLHGGSSNADNEVAESVKRGICKINISSDIKYSFMKGIEKYLQEKGFEREPNVIYPSCIRMCRDTIEEKMALFNDMDKVKYFKN, from the coding sequence ATGTTAATTACAATGAAAGAAATGTTAGAAACAGCACAAAAAAATAAGTTTGCCGTACCTGCTTTTAATGCTGGTACAGGACAGTTATTAACAGCCATGATGGAAAGTGCTGAAGAAAAACAGGCCCCTGTTATTATGGCAATTCATCCTGATGAATTAAAATTTTTAAGAGATAGTTTTATCAGCAGTGTGATTTATGAAGCTAATCATACTAAAGTACCTATGGTGATACATCTTGATCATGGCGGGACATATGAACAATGTATTCATGCCATTCAATTAGGATTTACATCAGTTATGATTGACGGGTCACAGCTATCTTTTCAGGAAAATGCAGCTTTGACAAAAAAAGTTGTAGATATTGCACATTCTATAGGGGTATCAGTTGAAGGTGAATTAGGGACTATAGGACAGACCGGCAATTCTATAGAAGGGGGAACTACTAAAATAATATACACTGATCCGGCAGATGTAAAAACATTCGTTGAAAAAACAGGTGTTGATGCCTTAGCAATAGCTATAGGTACTGCACATGGAATTTATCCAAAGGGATTTGTGCCAAAACTAAAACTCGATTTATTATCAGAAATTAGAAAAATTACTGATGTTCCATTAGTGTTGCATGGAGGCTCCAGCAATGCAGATAATGAAGTAGCTGAATCGGTAAAAAGAGGTATATGTAAGATAAATATATCTAGTGATATAAAATACAGCTTTATGAAAGGCATAGAAAAGTATTTACAGGAAAAAGGATTTGAACGTGAACCAAATGTTATTTATCCATCATGTATACGGATGTGTCGTGATACTATAGAAGAAAAAATGGCGTTGTTCAATGACATGGATAAAGTAAAATATTTTAAAAACTGA
- a CDS encoding transaldolase, with amino-acid sequence MKDLRELPIKIFADGADLKEMLAIYKTGVVKGFTTNPSLMKKAGVSDYKTFAQNVLKQIKDCSVSFEVFADKFEKMEREADVLAGLAPNVYVKIPVTNTKGVSSVPLIRKLSEKGYHLNITAIFTLKQVQEVVDALDSNTENIVSVFAGRIADTGVNAADLMKKASAICKKKPRIQLLWASCREFYNILEAVETGCSIITVPNNILTKRVNYGKDLSEYSLETVCGFYEDASKLGFSIL; translated from the coding sequence ATGAAAGATTTAAGAGAACTGCCAATAAAAATTTTTGCTGATGGGGCAGATTTAAAGGAAATGTTAGCAATTTACAAGACGGGAGTAGTTAAAGGATTTACGACGAATCCTTCCCTAATGAAAAAAGCGGGAGTTTCTGATTATAAAACTTTCGCCCAGAATGTGTTGAAGCAGATAAAAGATTGTTCTGTATCTTTTGAAGTCTTTGCCGATAAATTTGAAAAAATGGAGAGGGAGGCAGATGTTTTGGCGGGCTTGGCGCCCAACGTATATGTAAAGATACCAGTTACCAATACTAAGGGGGTATCTTCGGTTCCGCTGATAAGAAAATTGTCAGAAAAGGGGTACCACTTAAATATTACAGCCATTTTCACCTTAAAACAGGTTCAGGAAGTGGTTGATGCACTGGATAGTAATACGGAAAATATTGTATCGGTATTTGCAGGAAGAATTGCTGATACAGGGGTCAATGCGGCAGATCTGATGAAAAAGGCCAGTGCCATTTGCAAAAAGAAGCCTAGGATACAGCTGCTTTGGGCAAGCTGCCGTGAATTTTATAATATTCTGGAGGCAGTTGAAACAGGTTGCAGTATAATAACAGTTCCAAATAATATTTTAACCAAAAGAGTTAATTATGGAAAAGATTTAAGTGAATATTCTTTGGAAACTGTATGTGGTTTTTATGAAGATGCCTCTAAACTGGGATTTTCAATTTTATGA
- a CDS encoding PTS fructose transporter subunit IIC has product MIKQLQLSEIKRHAMTGVSYMLPLVVASGLLIAIGNILGNNPSLISDYKSPYTIWQAAVTLGVYGMQLIPAIMSAAIAYSIADRPGIAPGLLMGMIANAIGAGFFGGMLGGYLAGWCINFLKKVVKVPVWAQALLPMLILPLLSSLIVGFVMFFVIGEPIAAVSFTLTAMLQSMQGGSAALFGAIMGAMAAFDFGGPVNKVASLFADGLLLQGVYGPEAIKICASMIPPFGVTLSWLMRRQRYSKGEADNIKIAFPLGICMITEGVIPIAAVDPLRVIFSCSTGAAVGGALIMLMGVESRVPSGGMFIVPAMNNPIGFLIALGVGTVVTAILLTMLKKDAVEEKIVDEEEDINLGEIKIK; this is encoded by the coding sequence ATGATAAAACAATTACAATTAAGTGAAATAAAGAGACATGCAATGACTGGTGTTTCTTATATGCTTCCGCTAGTAGTAGCTTCTGGATTATTAATTGCTATAGGAAATATTTTAGGGAATAATCCATCACTGATTTCAGACTATAAAAGCCCATATACTATATGGCAGGCAGCAGTGACTCTAGGAGTTTATGGTATGCAGCTTATTCCAGCAATTATGTCTGCTGCTATAGCATATTCTATTGCAGATCGTCCAGGAATAGCTCCTGGACTTTTAATGGGAATGATTGCTAATGCGATAGGTGCAGGATTTTTTGGTGGTATGCTTGGAGGATATTTAGCTGGCTGGTGTATAAATTTTTTGAAAAAAGTTGTTAAAGTTCCTGTTTGGGCACAAGCATTATTACCAATGCTTATATTACCGCTATTATCATCACTTATAGTTGGTTTTGTAATGTTTTTTGTAATTGGAGAACCTATAGCTGCAGTTTCGTTTACTTTAACAGCGATGTTGCAGAGTATGCAGGGAGGTTCAGCTGCATTATTTGGAGCTATTATGGGAGCTATGGCAGCATTTGATTTCGGTGGACCGGTAAATAAAGTAGCATCATTGTTTGCAGATGGACTTTTATTACAAGGGGTATATGGACCGGAAGCGATAAAAATATGTGCATCGATGATTCCACCTTTTGGTGTAACTCTTTCGTGGCTTATGAGGAGACAAAGATATAGCAAAGGCGAAGCCGATAATATAAAAATAGCTTTTCCTCTTGGGATATGTATGATTACAGAAGGTGTTATACCTATTGCTGCGGTAGATCCGTTACGAGTTATTTTTTCTTGCTCAACTGGTGCTGCAGTGGGTGGTGCACTTATTATGTTGATGGGAGTAGAATCGAGGGTACCTTCTGGAGGAATGTTTATAGTTCCGGCTATGAATAATCCTATAGGATTTTTAATTGCGCTTGGTGTTGGAACTGTTGTTACGGCTATTTTACTTACGATGTTAAAAAAAGATGCTGTAGAAGAAAAAATAGTAGACGAGGAAGAAGATATCAATTTGGGTGAAATTAAAATTAAATAA
- a CDS encoding PTS sugar transporter subunit IIA has product MIEKLFNSTTVAVNVKAKNWEEAVRYGGEMFVKAGNTGRAYIEAMIENIRKMGQYIVIAPGLAMPHARPEFGVKKIGLGLVHLKEPVAFGNKEYDPVDILVFLCATDKNTHINVLSELMELIEDEFFLKQVRGGMEKNAIINYIHQKACKGENK; this is encoded by the coding sequence ATGATTGAAAAATTATTCAATTCAACTACTGTAGCCGTTAATGTGAAAGCTAAAAACTGGGAAGAAGCAGTACGTTATGGTGGAGAAATGTTTGTAAAAGCAGGGAATACGGGCAGAGCATATATTGAAGCTATGATAGAAAATATTCGCAAAATGGGACAATATATTGTGATTGCGCCGGGATTGGCTATGCCACATGCCCGTCCTGAATTTGGCGTAAAAAAGATTGGATTAGGACTAGTGCATTTAAAAGAACCTGTTGCTTTTGGCAATAAGGAATATGATCCAGTTGATATTCTTGTTTTTTTGTGTGCTACAGATAAGAATACACATATTAATGTTTTGTCAGAACTTATGGAACTTATTGAAGATGAATTTTTTTTAAAACAGGTGCGTGGTGGTATGGAAAAAAATGCTATCATAAACTATATTCATCAGAAAGCCTGTAAAGGAGAAAACAAATGA
- a CDS encoding PTS fructose transporter subunit IIB yields MNIVGVAACTSGIAHTYIAKEKLIKAGKALGHNVRIETQGTIGTEDKLTLNEISTADVVIIAADIKINGMERFKNKKIVEVPTSVVIKSPKGLINKIQSDLGQ; encoded by the coding sequence ATGAATATTGTTGGAGTGGCTGCCTGTACATCGGGAATTGCTCATACGTATATTGCCAAAGAAAAATTGATAAAAGCAGGAAAAGCATTAGGCCATAATGTCCGTATAGAAACACAAGGAACAATTGGGACAGAGGATAAATTGACCTTAAATGAAATATCTACAGCGGATGTTGTTATAATTGCGGCGGACATAAAAATAAATGGGATGGAGCGATTTAAAAATAAAAAAATTGTAGAAGTACCTACGAGTGTCGTAATAAAATCACCTAAAGGGCTTATTAATAAAATTCAATCAGATTTAGGACAGTGA